Proteins encoded within one genomic window of Kibdelosporangium phytohabitans:
- a CDS encoding NAD(P)/FAD-dependent oxidoreductase translates to MRPDVVVVGAGIVGAACAEALSAAGVQVTVIDQGAPAGGTTAAGEGNVLLSDKPPGPELELAKASVARWPKLLATLADLLGPEQAEVEWDPKGGLVVALENADALAGFAGHQRQAGVRAELITPSDALALEPNLTRDVIAAVHYPDDAQLQPVLAATTLLAAVRHRGGQVRGGVTALGLRPDGVRTSEGFLQCGAVVNACGPWAGRFSELAGAPIDIQPRRGVVLVTSHTSYTVRHKVYDADYVGAVESGAADLQTSTVVESTQAGTILIGSSRERVGFDETIRVAVLRELARKAVRLFPTLATVPIMRAYGGFRPYAPDHLPVIGPDPRVPGLWHATGHEGAGIGLAAATGQLLADLFLGREPEVDPFPFRVDRPAVMTCT, encoded by the coding sequence ATGCGGCCGGACGTCGTGGTCGTCGGTGCGGGCATTGTCGGTGCGGCCTGCGCCGAGGCGCTCAGCGCGGCCGGGGTCCAGGTCACCGTCATCGACCAGGGCGCTCCGGCAGGCGGCACGACCGCGGCGGGCGAAGGCAACGTGCTGCTGTCCGACAAGCCGCCCGGTCCCGAACTCGAGCTGGCCAAGGCCTCGGTCGCGCGGTGGCCGAAATTGCTGGCCACCCTCGCTGACCTGCTGGGACCCGAGCAGGCCGAGGTTGAATGGGACCCGAAGGGCGGCCTGGTGGTCGCGCTGGAGAACGCCGACGCGCTGGCCGGGTTCGCCGGCCACCAACGCCAGGCCGGCGTACGGGCGGAGCTGATCACGCCGTCGGACGCGCTGGCACTGGAACCGAACCTCACCCGGGACGTGATCGCGGCCGTGCACTACCCGGACGACGCTCAGCTGCAGCCCGTCCTCGCGGCGACGACCCTGCTGGCGGCGGTGCGACACCGGGGCGGGCAGGTCCGCGGCGGCGTCACCGCGCTGGGACTGCGACCAGACGGCGTGCGGACCTCTGAAGGTTTTCTTCAATGCGGCGCGGTGGTCAACGCCTGCGGCCCGTGGGCCGGTCGGTTCAGTGAACTCGCCGGTGCGCCGATCGACATCCAGCCACGCAGGGGAGTGGTCCTCGTGACGAGCCACACGTCGTACACCGTGCGGCACAAGGTGTACGACGCCGACTACGTGGGCGCGGTCGAAAGCGGAGCCGCCGACCTGCAGACCTCGACAGTGGTCGAGTCGACTCAGGCGGGGACGATCCTGATCGGGTCCAGCCGCGAACGCGTCGGCTTCGACGAGACCATACGAGTGGCCGTGCTGCGAGAACTGGCGCGCAAGGCCGTCAGGCTGTTCCCCACACTGGCCACGGTCCCGATCATGCGCGCGTACGGCGGATTCCGGCCGTACGCGCCCGACCACCTGCCAGTGATCGGCCCGGACCCGCGCGTACCCGGTTTGTGGCACGCGACCGGGCATGAAGGCGCCGGGATCGGCCTGGCCGCCGCGACGGGCCAGCTCCTGGCCGACCTGTTCCTCGGACGAGAGCCCGAGGTCGATCCCTTTCCCTTCCGCGTAGACCGACCGGCGGTGATGACATGCACGTGA
- a CDS encoding proline racemase family protein, whose product MRASRYFTAVDSHTEGMPTRVITGGVGVIPGDTMAGKRAYFVEHLDHIRQFLVNEPRGHAAMSGAILQPPTRPDADTGVIYIEVSGCLPMCGHGTIGVATVLVETGMVDVVEPVTTVRLDTPAGLVVAEVQVHNGRAESVTIENVPSFALELDAAVTVPGIGEVRYDMAYGGNFYAVLPIKDLGIPFEKSEKDRMLTAGLRIMAAINAERRPTHPEDPRINGCKHVQLVAPGTDGSDARNAMVIHPGWFDRSPCGTGTSARMAQLHARGELGVGQDFINESLLGTAFTGRLTKETTVGSLTAVIPAVTGRAWITGMAQYLLDPTDPFPTGFTL is encoded by the coding sequence ATGCGCGCCAGCCGCTACTTCACCGCGGTCGACTCGCACACCGAGGGCATGCCGACGCGCGTGATCACCGGGGGAGTCGGCGTGATCCCCGGCGACACGATGGCGGGGAAACGCGCCTACTTCGTCGAACACCTCGACCACATCCGGCAGTTCCTGGTCAACGAACCCCGAGGTCACGCGGCCATGAGTGGCGCGATCCTGCAGCCACCGACCAGACCGGACGCCGACACAGGCGTGATCTACATCGAAGTCTCCGGCTGCCTGCCCATGTGCGGACACGGCACGATCGGCGTAGCCACCGTGCTCGTGGAAACCGGCATGGTCGACGTCGTCGAACCGGTCACCACAGTGCGACTGGACACGCCAGCGGGCCTGGTCGTCGCCGAGGTACAGGTACACAACGGCCGGGCCGAATCGGTCACCATCGAGAACGTGCCCTCGTTCGCACTGGAGCTCGACGCAGCGGTGACCGTGCCGGGAATCGGCGAGGTCCGCTACGACATGGCCTACGGCGGGAACTTCTACGCAGTACTGCCGATCAAGGACCTGGGCATCCCCTTCGAGAAGTCCGAAAAGGACAGGATGCTCACAGCGGGCCTGCGGATCATGGCAGCGATCAACGCGGAACGCCGACCAACGCACCCGGAAGACCCGAGGATCAACGGATGCAAACACGTACAACTGGTCGCCCCCGGCACTGACGGCAGCGATGCCCGCAACGCCATGGTGATCCACCCCGGCTGGTTCGACAGATCACCATGCGGCACAGGAACATCCGCACGAATGGCCCAACTGCACGCACGCGGTGAACTCGGAGTAGGACAGGACTTCATCAACGAATCCCTGCTCGGCACCGCATTCACCGGACGACTGACAAAAGAAACCACGGTCGGATCACTGACAGCGGTCATCCCCGCAGTAACCGGACGCGCCTGGATAACAGGTATGGCGCAATACCTGCTGGACCCCACAGATCCCTTCCCCACAGGCTTCACACTCTGA
- a CDS encoding NAD(P)/FAD-dependent oxidoreductase, translating to MRVVVIGAGPAGISAARAAATRGAEVVLIDSGPSVGGQFFRQPHDRPRTVPGVEHLASTVVWAIEGRRVHVLSGPADGPDRKARTIDADALVLATGAHDRVVPFPGWDMRGVYTAGAAQILAKEQRLPIGRRVLVAGTGPFLLAVTKALIDVGAKVTGVLEANSPARWLRAPLAGRHKLGEAAQYMALLARHRIPYRPRTAVVAVHGGDQVRTATVAKLDADWNVQRTEQVEADAVCVGYGFTPQLELAIAAGCELADGFVKVSFKQATSVPGVFAAGEITGIGGADLAAAEGTVAGIAAVDGDVPHDTLRKVRQGRRFATALAQAYPIGPGWRDWLATDTIVCRCERVTYGALCDAVDTRSATGARTAKLVSRVGLGRCQGRTCLRNAADLTGVAFPERRPIAAPLRLGELAAKEEQ from the coding sequence ATGAGAGTGGTCGTGATAGGCGCCGGACCTGCGGGAATCAGCGCCGCGCGGGCCGCGGCCACGCGGGGCGCCGAAGTGGTGCTGATCGATTCCGGGCCGTCAGTGGGTGGCCAGTTCTTCCGCCAGCCCCACGACCGCCCGCGCACAGTCCCCGGTGTCGAACACCTGGCATCCACGGTGGTCTGGGCGATCGAAGGCCGCCGGGTGCACGTGTTGTCCGGTCCAGCCGACGGGCCGGACAGGAAAGCCAGGACGATCGACGCCGACGCCCTCGTGCTCGCGACCGGCGCACACGACCGAGTCGTCCCGTTCCCCGGCTGGGACATGCGCGGCGTCTACACCGCGGGCGCCGCCCAGATCCTGGCCAAGGAACAACGCCTGCCGATCGGCCGCCGTGTCCTCGTGGCAGGCACCGGGCCGTTCCTGCTGGCCGTCACGAAGGCGCTGATCGACGTCGGCGCCAAGGTCACCGGCGTGCTGGAGGCCAACTCCCCGGCGCGCTGGCTGCGTGCACCACTCGCCGGCCGGCACAAGCTCGGCGAGGCCGCGCAGTACATGGCTCTGCTGGCGCGCCACCGGATTCCGTACCGGCCGCGGACCGCGGTCGTGGCGGTCCACGGAGGCGACCAGGTCCGGACCGCGACCGTCGCGAAGCTCGACGCGGACTGGAACGTCCAGCGCACCGAGCAGGTCGAGGCCGACGCGGTGTGCGTCGGCTACGGCTTCACGCCCCAGCTGGAACTCGCGATCGCAGCGGGCTGCGAACTGGCGGACGGCTTTGTGAAGGTCAGCTTCAAACAGGCGACCTCGGTCCCCGGCGTGTTCGCGGCGGGTGAGATCACCGGCATCGGCGGCGCGGACCTCGCGGCAGCGGAAGGAACCGTCGCCGGGATTGCCGCCGTCGACGGCGACGTGCCGCATGACACGCTGCGGAAAGTACGACAGGGCCGCAGGTTCGCGACCGCATTGGCCCAGGCGTACCCGATCGGGCCGGGGTGGCGCGACTGGCTGGCCACCGACACGATCGTCTGTCGCTGCGAGCGGGTCACGTACGGCGCGTTGTGCGACGCCGTCGACACGCGGTCAGCGACGGGAGCACGGACCGCGAAGCTGGTCAGCCGAGTGGGCCTGGGTCGTTGCCAAGGACGGACCTGCTTGCGCAACGCCGCCGACCTGACCGGAGTGGCATTCCCCGAACGACGCCCGATCGCCGCACCCCTGCGGTTGGGTGAACTCGCAGCCAAGGAGGAACAGTGA
- a CDS encoding dihydrodipicolinate synthase family protein, translated as MTQERLDGVIVATALPYAEDPTAPAGLRVDLDRYADHCGWLIENGCRGVGPNGSLGEYSSLTDDERRAVARTAIEAVGDRGIVVVGVHGVGSHQARHWAEVAAEDGADGVLCLPPTLYRANPSEVIKHFEQVASVGLPVMVYNNPFDTKVDLTPEVIAEIATIDNVVAVKEFSGDVRRVTEIRDVAPNLAVVAGADDVLVESVLMGATGWFAGFPNVFPAESARLFSLALEGKLADARTLYETMIGAFRWDSRTEFVQAIKYGMDYVGRYGGPCRPPRGPLSAEQLTALEADMRRAVGA; from the coding sequence GTGACACAGGAGAGACTCGACGGCGTCATCGTCGCGACCGCGTTGCCGTACGCCGAGGACCCGACGGCGCCGGCCGGGCTGCGGGTCGACCTGGACCGCTACGCCGACCACTGCGGCTGGCTGATCGAGAACGGCTGCCGCGGCGTCGGCCCGAACGGCTCGCTCGGCGAATACTCCTCACTGACCGACGACGAGCGCCGCGCGGTGGCGCGGACCGCGATCGAAGCCGTGGGGGACAGAGGCATCGTCGTGGTCGGCGTGCACGGCGTCGGCTCGCACCAGGCACGGCACTGGGCCGAGGTCGCGGCGGAGGACGGCGCGGACGGCGTGCTCTGTCTGCCGCCGACGCTGTACCGGGCCAACCCGTCGGAAGTGATCAAGCACTTCGAGCAGGTCGCGTCGGTGGGCCTGCCGGTGATGGTCTACAACAACCCGTTCGACACGAAGGTCGACCTGACTCCCGAGGTAATCGCGGAGATCGCCACGATCGACAACGTGGTCGCGGTCAAGGAGTTCTCCGGCGACGTGCGCCGCGTGACCGAGATCCGCGACGTGGCACCGAACCTGGCCGTGGTCGCCGGAGCCGACGACGTGCTGGTCGAGTCCGTGCTGATGGGCGCGACCGGCTGGTTCGCCGGATTCCCCAACGTGTTCCCCGCGGAGTCGGCGCGGCTGTTCTCCCTCGCGCTGGAAGGGAAATTGGCCGACGCCCGCACGTTGTACGAAACGATGATCGGCGCGTTCCGCTGGGACTCACGGACCGAGTTCGTACAGGCGATCAAGTACGGCATGGACTACGTCGGCCGCTATGGCGGTCCGTGCAGGCCACCCCGCGGCCCTCTGTCGGCGGAGCAGCTCACGGCGCTGGAAGCCGACATGCGGCGAGCAGTGGGAGCCTGA
- a CDS encoding 2Fe-2S iron-sulfur cluster-binding protein: MHVTVDGEPVPAKPGRTIAALLHTMGRARIFCGIGVCFDCVVTLNEVPDVRSCQRIATDGDTVRTRP, from the coding sequence ATGCACGTGACTGTCGACGGCGAACCAGTGCCCGCGAAGCCCGGCCGAACCATCGCGGCACTGCTGCACACCATGGGACGCGCCCGGATCTTCTGCGGCATCGGCGTGTGCTTCGACTGTGTAGTCACCCTTAACGAAGTGCCGGATGTTCGTTCGTGCCAGCGAATAGCGACCGACGGCGACACCGTGCGGACCCGGCCATGA
- a CDS encoding helix-turn-helix domain-containing protein, whose protein sequence is MVREQAGQVLAANLRALRGQAGLSLSELARRSGIAKGTLSQLESGTGNPTIETVFSLSNAFNVPVSTLLTERTDPGVVLVRSASLDVLSSNAVDLRLLRRMDLTDTVVEVYDQRVRPGAVQHSAGHPGLEHVTVTAGLLRFGPPDEPYVLGPGDYICFPAHRPHIYEAVDGLVVSVLLLQYPAGAVTAPVHS, encoded by the coding sequence GTGGTCAGGGAACAGGCTGGTCAGGTGCTGGCCGCGAACCTCAGGGCGCTGCGCGGGCAAGCGGGTCTGTCGCTGTCGGAGCTCGCGAGGCGCTCCGGGATAGCCAAGGGGACGCTGTCGCAGCTGGAATCGGGGACCGGCAACCCGACGATCGAGACAGTGTTCAGTTTGTCGAACGCCTTCAACGTGCCGGTGTCGACCCTGCTGACCGAGCGGACCGACCCCGGCGTGGTACTGGTCCGCTCGGCGAGCCTGGACGTGCTCAGCAGCAACGCCGTCGACCTGCGGCTGCTGCGCCGGATGGACCTGACCGACACGGTGGTCGAGGTCTACGACCAGCGCGTCCGGCCGGGCGCGGTCCAGCACTCCGCCGGTCACCCTGGGCTTGAGCACGTCACAGTCACGGCGGGTCTGCTGCGCTTCGGCCCGCCCGATGAGCCGTACGTCCTCGGACCGGGCGACTACATCTGCTTCCCGGCGCACCGCCCGCACATCTACGAGGCCGTCGACGGGCTGGTCGTGTCGGTCCTGCTGCTGCAGTACCCGGCCGGAGCGGTGACCGCGCCGGTGCACTCCTAA